Proteins from one Juglans microcarpa x Juglans regia isolate MS1-56 chromosome 1S, Jm3101_v1.0, whole genome shotgun sequence genomic window:
- the LOC121245993 gene encoding COBRA-like protein 7: MAVHFIHFVAGLVLFTVLPFLVAQSPSAGADSCNGVYLSYTYIGGRKLMPNHTSDPTRQPYRFESVLTVLNNGIVDLKSWRVFVGFKHDEYLVSASNAVLPDGTSLPGSVRNGTVFSGYPMTDLKTAVETAGDLTQIQVQVQLVGTQFGVAPPTVPLPSSISLANDGWVCPIPAARGNVTRSVCCTQDPNAKSNITVDEEFLPRQSGDLNIMYDVIRTYESNYWAQVTLSNHNPLGRLDNWKLHWEWTRDEFIYAMKGAYPSVVDSSECLFGPQGTYYQSLDFSTVLNCERTPTIVDLPPTKYNDTALGLIPYCCRNGTILPREMDPSKSISAFQMQVYKMPPDLNRSLLIPPVNWKINGVLNPDYRCGQPVRVSPSQFPDPSGLPLNSTAVASWQVVCNITHPKGGSPKCCVSFSAYYNDSVIPCKTCACGCPNNPARTCSVATPAMLLPSNALLLPFANRTALATGWAQLNHRPVPRPMPCGDNCGVSINWHLRTDYSRGWSARITVFNWDETAFADWFAAVQLDKATPGFQAMYSFNGTTLALNGVNNTIFIQGLPGLNYLVAEADGADPQKDPRVPGKQQSVISFTKKKTPGINVPNRDGFPTKVYFNGEECSLPSVYPTGGSNRSGPAMVFSVIAMVAFILMQQ, encoded by the exons ATGGCCGTCCATTTCATCCACTTCGTCGCCGGTTTGGTTCTATTCACCGTTTTACCATTCTTGGTCGCCCAGTCTCCGTCTGCGGGTGCCGATTCATGCAACGGCGTATACTTGTCCTACACCTACATCGGCGGAAGGAAGCTCATGCCGAATCATACGTCCGATCCGACCCGGCAGCCCTACCGGTTCGAGTCGGTTCTGACCGTGCTCAACAACGGGATCGTGGACCTCAAGTCGTGGAGGGTCTTCGTTGGGTTCAAGCACGACGAGTACTTGGTCTCCGCTTCCAACGCAGTGCTGCCCGACGGGACCAGCCTTCCCGGGAGCGTCCGAAACGGCACCGTTTTCTCCGGGTACCCGATGACGGACCTCAAGACGGCGGTTGAGACCGCCGGGGACTTGACCCAGATTCAGGTCCAGGTCCAGCTAGTGGGAACACAGTTTGGTGTGGCTCCCCCCACGGTTCCCTTGCCCTCGAGCATTTCTCTGGCCAATGATGGGTGGGTTTGTCCTATTCCAGCTGCTCGAG GGAATGTGACGAGATCAGTCTGTTGCACACAAGACCCAAATGCTAAATCAAACATTACTGTAGATGAGGAGTTCCTGCCTCGCCAGAGTGGCGACCTTAATATTATGTATGATGTGATCCGGACATATGAGTCGAACTACTGGGCACAAGTCACACTCTCAAACCATAACCCTCTTGGCCGTCTTGATAACTGGAAATTGCACTGGGAATGGACAAGAGATGAATTTATCTATGCAATGAAAGGGGCATATCCATCAGTTGTTGATTCTTCTGAATGCTTATTTGGCCCTCAAGGTACATATTACCAGAGTTTAGACTTCTCCACTGTATTAAATTGCGAAAGAACTCCAACCATAGTTGACCTGCCTCCAACCAAGTACAACGACACGGCCCTTGGATTGATCCCTTATTGTTGCCGAAATGGTACAATCTTACCTCGTGAGATGGACCCAAGTAAGTCAATTTCAGCATTCCAGATGCAAGTCTATAAAATGCCACCAGATCTCAACCGATCACTGCTTATTCCACCAGTGAATTGGAAGATCAATGGTGTACTCAACCCTGATTATCGATGTGGCCAGCCAGTGCGGGTGAGTCCTAGCCAATTCCCGGATCCAAGTGGCTTACCTTTAAATTCAACTGCAGTCGCCAGTTGGCAGGTGGTCTGCAATATAACGCATCCCAAAGGAGGAAGCCCCAAATGCTGTGTCTCATTTTCTGCTTACTACAACGATTCTGTCATTCCATGCAAAACTTGTGCATGTGGGTGCCCTAATAACCCAGCTCGTACTTGTAGTGTGGCTACTCCAGCTATGCTTCTTCCTTCGAatgctcttcttcttccttttgcaAACCGGACTGCCTTGGCTACAGGTTGGGCTCAGCTTAATCATCGACCAGTGCCAAGGCCAATGCCCTGCGGAGATAACTGTGGGGTCAGTATTAACTGGCATTTGCGCACAGACTACAGTAGGGGATGGAGCGCAAGAATCACAGTGTTCAATTGGGATGAAACTGCCTTTGCTGATTGGTTTGCTGCAGTACAATTGGACAAGGCAACCCCTGGTTTCCAAGCAATGTACTCATTCAACGGAACTACCTTGGCCTTGAATGGCGTCAACAATACCATATTCATCCAGGGTCTTCCAGGATTAAACTATCTTGTGGCAGAAGCAGATGGAGCTGACCCACAGAAGGACCCTAGGGTGCCTGGGAAACAACAATCTGTGATCTCCTTTACTAAGAAAAAGACCCCTGGAATTAATGTGCCTAATAGAGATGGGTTTCCCACTAAAGTATACTTCAATGGAGAGGAGTGCTCGCTGCCTTCCGTATATCCAACTGGTGGTAGTAATAGAAGCGGCCCTGCTATGGTTTTTTCGGTCATAGCAATGGTAGCGTTCATTTTGATGCAGCAATAG
- the LOC121245994 gene encoding two-component response regulator ARR1 isoform X2, which yields MNPSNGKGSISTASSSGAWKVGDVVPDQFPAGLRVLVVDDDPTCLVILEKMLRACLYEVTKCNRAEIALSLLRENKNGFDIVISDVHMPDMDGFKLLEHIGLEMDLPVIMMSADDEKNVVMKGVTHGACDYLIKPVRIEALKNIWQHVVRKRKNEWKELDQSGSLEDGDRQQKPSDEVEYSSSANEGNWKSSKKRKDEEEDIEDRDDTSTLKKPRVVWSVELHQQFVAAVNQLGIDKAVPKKILELMNVPGLTRENVASHLQKYRLYLRRLSGVSQHHSSLNNSFISAQEATFGSMSSLNGLDLQTLAVTGQLPAQSLATLQATGLGRPTAKSGIPMPLVDQRNLFSFENPKPRFGEGQQQHLSSSKPVNLLHGIPTTMEPKQLANLHQSAQPLGNMNVQVNAHGGHSSSLLMQMGQTQSRGQILNESAGSHVPRLPSSVGHPVMSNGIAGGVIGINGIGDNSRGIGYNQVRPTSSMLSFPMNHASELASNSFPLGSTPGISNVTPKGAFQDEINSEIKGSTGFAPSYDIFNDLHQQKSQNWELHNVGLQFSASQNANRVQGNLDIAPSVLVRQGYSSSQTSGLNRNVSDIGRAVFSGVESTQQGNTQIIGQQLNNFLVDNPVRVKAESIPDAGSQSILFPENNFGQEDLMSALLKQQGGIAPAESEFDLDGYSIDNIPV from the exons atgaatcCAAGTAACGGGAAGGGATCTATTTCAACGGCCAGTTCAAGCGGAGCTTGGAAAGTCGGCGATGTCGTTCCAGACCAGTTCCCGGCGGGGCTACGTGTGTTGGTCGTCGATGATGACCCCACATGCCTTGTGATCTTAGAGAAGATGCTCCGGGCTTGTCTTTATGAag TTACCAAATGCAACAGAGCGGAAATTGCATTGTCGCTGCTACGAGAGAACAAAAACGGGTTTGATATAGTTATAAGTGATGTTCACATGCCCGACATGGATGGATTCAAACTCCTAGAGCACATTGGGCTGGAGATGGACCTGCCTGTAATCA TGATGTCGGCAGATGATGAGAAGAATGTTGTCATGAAGGGCGTGACTCATGGTGCTTGTGATTACCTAATCAAACCAGTGCGGATTGAAGCATTGAAGAACATATGGCAGCATGTAGTTCGGAAGAGAAAGAATGAGTGGAAGGAATTGGACCAATCTGGTAGCCTTGAAGATGGAGATCGGCAGCAAAAACCATCTGATGAAGTGGAGTATTCATCCTCAGCTAATGAAGGGAATTGGAAAAGCTCGAAGAAGAGGaaggatgaggaagaagatatCGAGGACAGGGACGATACATCCACGTTAAAAAAGCCACGGGTAGTTTGGTCGGTTGAGCTCCATCAACAGTTTGTGGCAGCTGTTAACCAACTAGGCATTGACA AAGCTGTTCCTAAGAAAATTCTGGAGTTGATGAATGTTCCTGGACTTACTAGAGAAAATGTTGCCAGTCACCTTCAG AAATATCGCTTGTATCTTAGAAGGCTAAGTGGGGTTTCACAGCACCACAGTAGTTTGAATAATTCTTTCATCAGTGCTCAAGAAGCAACTTTTGGATCAATGTCTTCACTCAATGGGCTTGATCTTCAAACGCTCGCTGTTACTGGTCAACTCCCAGCACAAAGTCTTGCCACTCTTCAAGCAACAGGGCTTGGTAGGCCAACTGCAAAATCTGGCATTCCCATGCCACTGGTAGATCAAAGGAACCTTTTTAGCTTTGAAAACCCAAAACCAAGGTTTGGAGAAGGGCAACAGCAACATTTGAGTAGCAGTAAACCAGTGAATTTACTTCATGGAATTCCAACAACTATGGAGCCAAAGCAGCTTGCCAATTTGCACCAATCTGCACAGCCACTGGGGAACATGAATGTGCAAGTCAATGCTCATGGAGGACACAGTAGCTCCTTGCTGATGCAGATGGGCCAAACACAATCAAGAGGGCAGATTCTAAATGAATCTGCAGGCAGCCATGTCCCTAGGCTTCCATCATCCGTAGGACATCCCGTTATGTCAAACGGCATTGCTGGTGGGGTTATTGGAATAAATGGGATTGGTGATAACAGCAGAGGGATAGGGTACAATCAAGTTCGGCCAACCTCTTCAATGTTGAGTTTTCCCATGAACCACGCCTCAGAATTGGCAAGTAACAGTTTCCCTCTTGGAAGTACTCCTGGGATATCCAATGTCACACCTAAAGGAGCATTTCAGGACGAGATTAATTCAGAAATAAAAGGATCCACAGGATTTGCGCCAAGTTATGATATTTTCAATGACCTGCACCAGCAAAAATCCCAAAATTGGGAATTACACAATGTTGGTTTGCAATTCAGTGCCTCTCAAAATGCAAATCGTGTACAGGGAAATCTTGATATCGCACCATCAGTATTGGTTCGTCAAGGGTATTCTTCTAGCCAAACGAGTGGACTGAACAGGAATGTATCAGATATAGGCAGGGCAGTGTTCTCAGGGGTGGAAAGTACTCAGCAAGGGAACACACAAATTATTGGTCAACAGCTTAATAACTTTCTTGTTGATAATCCCGTCAGGGTGAAGGCTGAAAGCATCCCTGATGCAGGTAGTCAGTCAATCCTCTTTCCTGAAAATAATTTTGGTCAGGAGGATCTCATGAGTGCACTCCTCAAACAG CAAGGAGGTATTGCACCAGCTGAATCTGAGTTCGACTTAGATGGATATTCTATTGATAATATTCCCGTGTAG
- the LOC121245995 gene encoding uncharacterized protein LOC121245995: MSASGGVSIARSRGENRFYNPPHVRQRQQQQQQQQLQGQEKHQRSTSVSRAGSSSVESEKRTASDECASLSSTKSDCSISGSGLGASDSATNLDRFLEHTTPVVPAQYFPKRSIRGWRNPLPESHPYFVLGDLWESFKEWSAYGAGVPLLLNGSDSVIQYYVPYLSGIQLYIDPTKPSPRLRRPGEESDMSSRESSSDSNSDYGAERGASGVVHGAWSQQNITEANIRGLKRLSVRNKSSSSDESENGNPSGQVVFEYLEHDPPFGREPLADKISVLASRFPELRTYKSSDLSPSSWISVSWYPIYRIPTGPTLQNLDACFLTFHSLSTPFKVTGSDGLNFCGPRPKEIRSADLSVKLSLPIFGLAYYKFKASDWSPEGVYESQKANSLLRAADNWVRLLEVNHPDYSFFLSHNSNWR; encoded by the exons ATGTCAGCCTCCGGAGGAGTCTCGATCGCTCGCAGCCGCGGTGAGAACCGGTTCTATAACCCGCCGCACGTGCGACAAAGGCAacagcaacagcagcagcagcaactgCAAGGGCAAGAGAAGCATCAGAGGTCCACTTCGGTGTCCAGGGCTGGTTCTTCTTCGGTGGAGTCGGAGAAGAGGACCGCCTCGGATGAGTGCGCGTCGCTTTCTTCGACGAAGTCTGATTGTTCGATTTCGGGGTCGGGTTTGGGAGCGAGCGACTCCGCGACGAATCTGGATCGGTTCTTGGAGCACACTACTCCGGTGGTGCCGGCTCAATATTTCCCTAAG AGGAGCATAAGAGGATGGAGAAATCCTTTGCCAGAGTCGCATCCGTACTTTGTGCTCGGGGATCTGTGGGAGTCTTTCAAGGAATGGAGCGCATACGGAGCAGGTGTTCCTCTTCTGTTGAATGGAAGTGACTCTGTCATTCAATATTATGTGCCATACTTATCTGGAATTCAGCTGTATATAGACCCAACAAAGCCCTCTCCAAGGCTAAG GAGACCTGGTGAGGAGAGTGACATGTCATCCAGAGAGTCAAGTAGTGACAGCAATAGTGACTATGGAGCAGAAAGAGGAGCCAGTGGTGTTGTTCATGGGGCTTGGAGTCAGCAGAACATTACAGAAGCAAATATTCGGGGTTTGAAAAGACTTTCAGTGAGAAATAAAAGCTCATCAAGTGACGAAAGCGAGAATGGAAACCCTTCAGGTCAAGTTGTGTTTGAATACTTGGAGCATGATCCACCATTTGGTCGTGAACCTTTGGCTGATAAG ATTTCAGTTCTCGCATCTCGGTTTCCAGAGCTGAGGACATACAAGAGCTCTGATCTATCACCTTCAAGTTGGATTTCTGTGTCATG gtATCCAATATATAGGATCCCCACAGGTCCAACACTCCAGAATTTGGATGCCTGCTTCTTGACCTTTCATTCTTTGTCTACACCCTTCAAag TTACTGGCTCTGATGGGCTAAATTTTTGTGGTCCAAGGCCGAAGGAGATCCGCAGTGCTGACTTGTCTGTCAAGCTCTCATTGCCCATCTTTGGGCTTGCTTACTACAAGTTCAAAGCTTCTGATTGGAGTCCGGAAGGAGTTTATGAATCTCAGAAAGCCAATTCTCTATTGCGAGCTGCCGACAACTGGGTGAGGCTATTGGAAGTCAACCATCCGGATTACAGTTTCTTCCTCTCCCACAACTCAAACTGGAGGTGA
- the LOC121245994 gene encoding two-component response regulator ARR1 isoform X1 has translation MNPSNGKGSISTASSSGAWKVGDVVPDQFPAGLRVLVVDDDPTCLVILEKMLRACLYEVTKCNRAEIALSLLRENKNGFDIVISDVHMPDMDGFKLLEHIGLEMDLPVIMMSADDEKNVVMKGVTHGACDYLIKPVRIEALKNIWQHVVRKRKNEWKELDQSGSLEDGDRQQKPSDEVEYSSSANEGNWKSSKKRKDEEEDIEDRDDTSTLKKPRVVWSVELHQQFVAAVNQLGIDKAVPKKILELMNVPGLTRENVASHLQKYRLYLRRLSGVSQHHSSLNNSFISAQEATFGSMSSLNGLDLQTLAVTGQLPAQSLATLQATGLGRPTAKSGIPMPLVDQRNLFSFENPKPRFGEGQQQHLSSSKPVNLLHGIPTTMEPKQLANLHQSAQPLGNMNVQVNAHGGHSSSLLMQMGQTQSRGQILNESAGSHVPRLPSSVGHPVMSNGIAGGVIGINGIGDNSRGIGYNQVRPTSSMLSFPMNHASELASNSFPLGSTPGISNVTPKGAFQDEINSEIKGSTGFAPSYDIFNDLHQQKSQNWELHNVGLQFSASQNANRVQGNLDIAPSVLVRQGYSSSQTSGLNRNVSDIGRAVFSGVESTQQGNTQIIGQQLNNFLVDNPVRVKAESIPDAGSQSILFPENNFGQEDLMSALLKQQQGGIAPAESEFDLDGYSIDNIPV, from the exons atgaatcCAAGTAACGGGAAGGGATCTATTTCAACGGCCAGTTCAAGCGGAGCTTGGAAAGTCGGCGATGTCGTTCCAGACCAGTTCCCGGCGGGGCTACGTGTGTTGGTCGTCGATGATGACCCCACATGCCTTGTGATCTTAGAGAAGATGCTCCGGGCTTGTCTTTATGAag TTACCAAATGCAACAGAGCGGAAATTGCATTGTCGCTGCTACGAGAGAACAAAAACGGGTTTGATATAGTTATAAGTGATGTTCACATGCCCGACATGGATGGATTCAAACTCCTAGAGCACATTGGGCTGGAGATGGACCTGCCTGTAATCA TGATGTCGGCAGATGATGAGAAGAATGTTGTCATGAAGGGCGTGACTCATGGTGCTTGTGATTACCTAATCAAACCAGTGCGGATTGAAGCATTGAAGAACATATGGCAGCATGTAGTTCGGAAGAGAAAGAATGAGTGGAAGGAATTGGACCAATCTGGTAGCCTTGAAGATGGAGATCGGCAGCAAAAACCATCTGATGAAGTGGAGTATTCATCCTCAGCTAATGAAGGGAATTGGAAAAGCTCGAAGAAGAGGaaggatgaggaagaagatatCGAGGACAGGGACGATACATCCACGTTAAAAAAGCCACGGGTAGTTTGGTCGGTTGAGCTCCATCAACAGTTTGTGGCAGCTGTTAACCAACTAGGCATTGACA AAGCTGTTCCTAAGAAAATTCTGGAGTTGATGAATGTTCCTGGACTTACTAGAGAAAATGTTGCCAGTCACCTTCAG AAATATCGCTTGTATCTTAGAAGGCTAAGTGGGGTTTCACAGCACCACAGTAGTTTGAATAATTCTTTCATCAGTGCTCAAGAAGCAACTTTTGGATCAATGTCTTCACTCAATGGGCTTGATCTTCAAACGCTCGCTGTTACTGGTCAACTCCCAGCACAAAGTCTTGCCACTCTTCAAGCAACAGGGCTTGGTAGGCCAACTGCAAAATCTGGCATTCCCATGCCACTGGTAGATCAAAGGAACCTTTTTAGCTTTGAAAACCCAAAACCAAGGTTTGGAGAAGGGCAACAGCAACATTTGAGTAGCAGTAAACCAGTGAATTTACTTCATGGAATTCCAACAACTATGGAGCCAAAGCAGCTTGCCAATTTGCACCAATCTGCACAGCCACTGGGGAACATGAATGTGCAAGTCAATGCTCATGGAGGACACAGTAGCTCCTTGCTGATGCAGATGGGCCAAACACAATCAAGAGGGCAGATTCTAAATGAATCTGCAGGCAGCCATGTCCCTAGGCTTCCATCATCCGTAGGACATCCCGTTATGTCAAACGGCATTGCTGGTGGGGTTATTGGAATAAATGGGATTGGTGATAACAGCAGAGGGATAGGGTACAATCAAGTTCGGCCAACCTCTTCAATGTTGAGTTTTCCCATGAACCACGCCTCAGAATTGGCAAGTAACAGTTTCCCTCTTGGAAGTACTCCTGGGATATCCAATGTCACACCTAAAGGAGCATTTCAGGACGAGATTAATTCAGAAATAAAAGGATCCACAGGATTTGCGCCAAGTTATGATATTTTCAATGACCTGCACCAGCAAAAATCCCAAAATTGGGAATTACACAATGTTGGTTTGCAATTCAGTGCCTCTCAAAATGCAAATCGTGTACAGGGAAATCTTGATATCGCACCATCAGTATTGGTTCGTCAAGGGTATTCTTCTAGCCAAACGAGTGGACTGAACAGGAATGTATCAGATATAGGCAGGGCAGTGTTCTCAGGGGTGGAAAGTACTCAGCAAGGGAACACACAAATTATTGGTCAACAGCTTAATAACTTTCTTGTTGATAATCCCGTCAGGGTGAAGGCTGAAAGCATCCCTGATGCAGGTAGTCAGTCAATCCTCTTTCCTGAAAATAATTTTGGTCAGGAGGATCTCATGAGTGCACTCCTCAAACAG CAGCAAGGAGGTATTGCACCAGCTGAATCTGAGTTCGACTTAGATGGATATTCTATTGATAATATTCCCGTGTAG